One Coccinella septempunctata chromosome X, icCocSept1.1, whole genome shotgun sequence genomic window carries:
- the LOC123321351 gene encoding translocon-associated protein subunit gamma, whose amino-acid sequence MSKTQNKGFTKEEELLLQDFSRDVSTKSSALFYGNALIVSVIPIWLFWRIHMIDIYSSVALFVAVTAMSTFSLAMAYRNTKFTLKHKIAVKREEAVTRELGKKLAEDKKMSKKEKDERILWKKNEVADFEATTFSIFYNNALFLTIVIVTSFYILRSFTPTLNYALSIGSAAGLLALWSTGKQ is encoded by the coding sequence ATGTCCAAAACACAAAATAAAGGCTTCACAAAAGAAGAGGAACTCCTTCTGCAAGACTTCAGTCGAGATGTATCTACAAAATCATCAGCTCTTTTCTACGGTAACGCACTAATAGTGTCGGTTATACCCATATGGTTGTTCTGGAGGATCCATATGATAGATATTTATTCTTCAGTAGCTTTATTTGTTGCTGTAACCGCTATGTCCACATTCTCATTAGCAATGGCATACAGAAATACTAAATTCACACTCAAGCACAAAATCGCTGTGAAAAGGGAAGAAGCAGTAACGAGAGAGCTTGGAAAAAAACTAGCAGAAGACAAAAAAATGAGTAAGAAGGAGAAAGATGAAAGGATCTTGTGGAAGAAGAACGAAGTAGCAGACTTCGAAGCTACcactttttccattttttacaaTAATGCCCTGTTCCTGACTATTGTTATTGTTACAAGCTTTTATATACTACGCTCCTTCACACCAACTTTGAACTATGCCTTGTCAATTGGTTCAGCAGCTGGTTTATTAGCATTATGGTCCACCGGAAAACAGTAG
- the LOC123321350 gene encoding G patch domain-containing protein 11 — protein sequence MMTDSDDDYMSDKILMECNATGSEDVRPGLLFNRGLKRAHELHKKKEELKAKKFRPLKQIEKDVREEGLGTAISADNKGFKLLEKMGFKQGEGLGKSGAGLREPINIVVRQGTSGLGRESHQQEIWNRRREMKSKKICDRENKFRITNREKKRLQILRSDFFNAQRVCEELDYRIHRSDPVEDFYWTKKTIKKKRKEERQNIIQDEEEDEDSDDEEFETQINEENLNAIINYLRNKHLYCLYCIMTGTNDEDLRENCPGPYRIDHDPEYD from the exons TAATGCCACCGGTTCAGAAGACGTTCGACCGGGTCTTTTATTCAACAGAGGTCTGAAGAGGGCCCATGAATTACATAAAAAGAAAGAGGAGCTTAAAGCCAAGAAGTTCAGACCTCTCAAGCAAATCGAAAAAGATGTGCGTGAAGAAGGACTTGGTACAGCAATATCCGCAGACAATAAGGGCTTcaaattattagaaaaaatgGGTTTCAAGCAAGGAGAAGGTTTGGGTAAATCTGGCGCTGGTCTCAGAGAGCCGATTAACATTGTTGTCAGACAAGGTACTTCTGGACTTGGAAGGGAAAGTCACCAACAAGAGATTTGGAACAGGAGAAGGGAAATGAAATCCAAAAAGATCTGTGATCGGGAGAATAAATTTCGAATTACGAATAGGGAGAAGAAGCGCTTACAAATACTTAGAAGCGATTTCTTTAATGCTCAAAGAGTATGCGAAGAATTAGACTATAGAATT CATCGTTCCGATCCTGTTGAAGACTTTTATTGGACAAAAaaaactattaaaaaaaaacgaaaagaagAAAGGCAAAATATAATCCAAGATGAGGAAGAGGATGAAGATAGTGATGATGAAGAGTTTGAAACTCAAATCAATGAAGAAAATCTAAATGCTATCATCAATTACTTGAGGAATAAACACCTGTATTGCTTGTATTGCATAATGACGGGTACTAATGATGAGGATCTTAGAGAAAATTGTCCTGGGCCCTATAGAATAGATCATGACCCAGAGTACGATTAG